Genomic DNA from Bacillota bacterium:
CGAGCACGGTTATGACATTCTGCTGCACACCTCTGCCACGCCAATGGATGACGTGACTCTGGTGCAGTCGTTGTTAAGCGGCAAGGTGGATGGTACCCTGCTCATCGCTCCGCTAGGCACATCGCAGGTGCCTCAGGAGCTGCATCTGCGCCACGTTCCATGTGTGGTGGTATCGGCAAGGATAGAAGGGATGCCCAGTGTGTGCGTGGATAACACAGCAGGTATCTTCGCGGCGATGGACTGGCTGTACGCTCAGGGTCATCGCAGGTTCGGCTTCGTGGGTGGGCCGCCAGCATTCTACGATGCTCAACAGCGCCTGCTCGCCTTTCGCCAGTATCTGGAGGAACGCCAGTTGCCCCTGCGCAGTGAGTGGCTCGCGGAAGGGGACTTTACGGCGCGAGGTGCGATGAGCGGTGCGCGGGCGATGCTGACCCTGTCGGAACGCCCCACAGCCGTCCTGGCGGCAAACGATGAAACCGCGGCGGGTATCCTGCAAGTCGCTCAGGAGCTGGGGCTGCGTGTGCCCGAAGACGTGTCGGTGGTGGGCTTTGACGACACGCCTTTTGCCCAGGTATTGTCCCCCCAGTTGAGTACTGTGCGCCAGCCGCTAGAGCAGATGGCTACTGAAGCGGTCAACATGCTCATGGAGTGGATAGAAAAGCGGGAACCGCCCGCCGACAGAGAACGGACGTTCGCGACGGAACTGGTGCTGCGGCAAAGCACAGCGCCGGCTCCCGGTCTACTATCTGAATCACCAGGAGGTCACACACCATGAAACGTTACGCATTTACGCTCATCGAGCTGCTGGTTGTTATCGCGATTATCGCGATACTGGCAGCGATTTTGTTCCCGGTTTTCGCTCAGGCGCGGGAAAAGGCGCGTCAAGCGAGCTGTCTAAGCAACATGAAGCAGATAGGATTGGCGACGCGCATGTACCTTCAGGACTATGACGAGGTCTGGTTCCCCGCCTGGCACAATCGCCCGGAAGGCAACGGGCACTGGTTCTTCCGCGTCTCGCCCTACATCAAGTCGGGCACGGGTGACAACTGGGATACCTATCGGCAGAGCAGTGAAATCCGAATCTGCCCGTCGGGTATCGCCAAACGGTTCAACTACTCCATGAACGGTCACATCTGCCCGCTGTGGGGTGATTGGGATGGCTGGGTGCACTATGTGCCCGACAGCGACTCGATCTTCACCCACCCGGCGGAGACCATTGTGTACGGCGATGGCACGCAGATTGGCGCATGGGGCTATGACACCTCCGCCAACTTCTGCTGGTGGCCCGGGCAGGAGTTCTGCTGGTGGGGACGCTTCCCCGAAGGCGATAACGATCCCCTGTGGAGGTTGCTGGACCGCGACCTGAGCGCCAGCGACTGGGACGGCAATAACTGGGACTGGACACGGAACCAGGGCTATGGTCAGGTGCGCTATCGCCACAACATGACCGCCAGCTTCGTGTTTGCAGACGGGCACGCCAAAGCGATCCGTCGTGGGTTGGTGAAGGTGCCATACAACTGGTCCCTCACCGGTAAGGATGAAAACGACTGGTCGCGGTAAGTAACCCTGTGCCGAGCCCCCCGCCCCGGTGGAGGGCTCGGCTTTTCAATCCTCGGCTTACGCCGCGCGCGCGAAGATGGGCGTCAGCTTTTCTGCCTCTGCACGCAGCTGTTGCTCCTCGCGCGGGGTGATTCGTCGGAAACGCCGCTCGCCCAGCTGCAACGCCATCTTGAAGATGTTCTCATCGCCCGGAGGGATGGCGGCGGTCACGTTGGGCAGGGACAGGGTGAAACGCAGCGCCAGCTCCGCCAGTTTCGGGTCGGTAATCGGCTCGTACCAGCATTTCTCCAGTCGTTTCGCGCCCTCTTGCCAGTGAGTCCGCGCCATCGCTTTCAGGGCAAGCAACGTCACGCCGCGTTTGGGAGCTTCCTTCAGCAGCTCCCAGCCGAAGTTACCCTTGAACAGCGTGACAAAGTTGAACGGGAACAGCGCGCTGTCAAACGGAAACCGCTTAATGGCTTCCAGGGCGACCTCTTCCGAATGCGCACTGAAGCCGATGTAGCGCACCTTGCCCTGCTCGCGTGCCTTCAGGAAGACCTCCATCGCGCCTCCGGGGGCAAAGCACTGCTCCAGCTCCTGCATGTTGGAAAGGGCGTGCAGCTGATAAAGATCAAAGTGGTCGGTCTGCAGTTTGCGCAGCGAGGCTTCCAGCTCTTCCTGTGCGCCTTTGGCGTCGCGTTTGGCGGTTTTGCACGCGAGGAAGATTTTGTCGCGGAAGGGCTTAATGGCGGGGCCCATTCGCTCTTCGGCATCCCAGTAGGTAGGCGCGACGTCGAAGTAATTGACGCCACGCTCGAACGCCTCGCGCGCGATGGCATCCGCCTCTTTTTGGGGCAATCGCGCCAGCACGATGCCTCCCAAACCGATGATGGAGAGTTTATCTCCCTTCTTACCATACGGACGTTTGGCAATCATGGTGCACCTCCCTCATACTCCGTCAGCCGTTGTTCCAGCACACGGGTGCTGTCTTGCAGTCCGCCTTCGCGGTTGCGGGCGACCCACAACCGGCGATGCTCGCCCAGTATCTCACGCATCTCGGCAGCCAGAGCCTGTCGCTCCGATTCTGTGCTAATGATACCCGTACGCACCGCCAGCGCGCGACGGCAACCGTGCAACAACATCCGCACCGCGTTGGCAAACTCGTCGACGATCAGGCTGGCGTCTGCCCTGTCCATGCGCGCGCGGGACAGAGGCTCGCTCACCGTGCGGATATAATCCATCGTCGCGCGGATGGTCTGCTCGGTCACGCCTTCGGGCATGGGCTGGGACAGCGAGGAATGCACGAAGTGGAACAGCACACTGGCGTTACCCACCAGATGCCCGATTTTCTGGTAGGCGTTGCCGAGGTCATAGACCAGCCTGCCCATCGCTTCCGCCTCATCGTGGAAAACGTGCGTATCCAGCGCGCACACGATGTCGAGGTCGCGGTTCGCCTGATAGCACCACGAGTATGCCGCACCCGCCGCAAATCCCAAGTAGCTCACCGGCAGATACTGCCAGTGCCCGTTATCGCCCCAGTCGGTTATCAGGTAGCCGATGGCGCCGTGTTTGAGACCGTTCTCGGCGGCGTTGCGCAGATTGCCAAGGCAGTTGTCCGTTCGCCCGACGATGGTGTTCCACGAGGAGGTACCCGGACACACGAAAAAGGGAATGCCCGACGCCGCGAACTTCGCGCCGTGTGCATCGAAGGGGTGTTCCGCCTCGTAGCCCCATTCCAGCGCGACCATGTCTTTGGGCAGCTCCGGCACCAGCTCAGGATGCTCCATGATGATGTCGCCCCAGAAGTGCATGGTGCGTCCGTGCCGTTGGACCAGCTCGTAAATCTTCAACAAAAACTCCAGATACACCCGTCCTTTGCCTTTGCGCTCACACTCCGCTTTGCTCTTGCCCTGGCCGAGGTCGAAGGTTTCGTCGCAGCCCACGTTGAACTTGCGGCTGCTGAAGTGCGGCAATAGCTCCTCGTACAGCCCGGCGATGAACTGCAGGCTTTCCGGGTTGGTGGGGTCGAGGCTGAAGGGTTCATCGCTATGTCCGCCCCACGGCCAGTCGAACCCGTCAGGGCATTCGGCGAGATGGCGATAGCGGGGCAACTTCAGCCAGCGGTGCATGTGCCCGAAGGAGTTCTGATTCGGAACCAGCTCCATGAACCGTTGGCGGCAGTAGGCGTCCAGCCGCAGGATGTCCTCGCCGGTCATCGGGCTGGCTTGCGCCCATGCTTCGCGGTGCTGGCGGTAGGCAAAGGTATGCTCGGTGTACAGCTCCAGATGGTTTATCTTCCACTCCGCCAGCTCATCCACCAGCGCAAACAGCGTTTCCAGCGTGGGCACCTTGTCGCGGCTGATGTCCAGCATCACTCCGCGCGAGGGGAAGTCGGGGTGGTCATCGATATCGCCACAGGGCAGCTCGCCTGCGCACTGGCGAAGTATCTGCCGCAGGGTCATCACCCCGTAGAACAGCCCCGCAGCGTCGCCAGAAACAAGGTGGATGCGCTCTGGCGTGATGCGCAACCGGTAGCTCTGTGCGGGAACGTCTGCGTCTGCTTCCAGAGTCAGGATGAACTGTGCCAGCGGGTCGCCCTCCGCACTGCCCGCCCAAAGGCTCCATTCCATGCCCTGCGTCTCCCACACTGCCTCCTGCAGGCGCGCGGCGATGGGGAACACCGTTTGCGGGTCACCCTGACAGACGATGCGGGCGTTATGGCGAAGAGGCAAAACACCCTGTGCCTCGCGCGTGCGGCGTGGTGTGGGTAGCAGAATCAGCTCGCTCAGGTTCATCGCAACGCTCCTTCCTTGAGAACGGATTCATCGGCAAAGCACATCAGCCATGCCAGCACCGACGCAACTCCTGTATTCAGTTGCACACGGGCAGGGGATAATCCTGTCTGCAGGGGAAGATTTCAGACAGGCGATGGAAATCGCTTCGTCCGCGACCGTGTGGAACGACGGCTCGGTGGGAGCCGTGCCGGAACACCTGCGATACACATGGGGCAGGGTCTCTACGGGAGAGGTGCTGGAAGAGGGCGGTGTACGGATGACCTCTGGGCAAGCCCCGACCTACCAATTCCGGGTGCCACAACCTGACCTGCCTCCATCCGACCTGTCTCTGGCCGTGGAAGGGCCGCCCTTCCTGCGCGGTAGAGTCTCCCTGAGCGGTCTCATCGTCGGTTACCTGTTCACCGGCGATATCGACGGCGATGGGGAGGTGACCCTGCTCGACTTCGGCAGGCTGGTGGCTGCGTTCGGCAGTACCGCCGGTGATGAGCGGTATGACATCGATGCCGACCTGGACGGGGACGGCGAGGTGGGACTGTTTGACTTCGCGCGGCTGGTGATGCACTTCGGCATGGCAGCGGAGGACTGACCTCACGCCATGCCGGCGAACACCGCCTTGATGACCTCATACGGGGTCGTGACGCCCCGCAGCACCTTCTCGCGCCCGTCCTCCAGCATGGTACGCATTCCTTCCTGACGGGCGATTTGCAGAATCTCATCGCCGGAGGCGCGCCGCAGGATGGCTTTGCGGATTTCGGGCGTGACTTTGAGCAGCTCAAAGATGCCCGTCCGCCCGCGAAAGCCCGTGCCGCGGCACGCCTCGCACCCCTTGCCGATGAAGAACTGATGCTTCGCAGGGGCGTCGAGCGGTAGCCCCAGCGCTTTCAGCTCCTCCGGATTGGGCTGGTAGGGCACGCGGCAGTTACCGCAAATGATGGGTACCAGACGCTGCGCCATCACCCGCACCAGCGTGGCGGCAATCAGGTAGTCCTCCGCACCCATGTCGATCATGCGACTGATGGTCTCCACCGCGTTGTTGGTGTGCAGGGTAGTGAAGACCAGATGTCCGGTGAGCGCGGCTTGAATGCCAATCTGCAGCGACTCGCGGTCGCGGATTTCGCCAATCATGATGACATCAGGGTCGTGGCGCAGGATGGCGCGCAGCGCTTTGGGGAAAGTCACCTTTTCGGTGACGTGTATCTGCATGATGTTGTCGGGGAACTCGTACTCCACCGGGTCCTCCACCGTGATGATGTTGCGGTGCTTGCGGTCGAGCAGGTTGATGGAGGCGTAAAGCGTGGAGGTCTTGCCCGCGCCGGTGGGGCCGGTCACCACCATCATGCCGTAGGCGGTTTGCAGGGACTGCTTCCAGTCTGCCAGCACGTCCGGCGGCATACCCAGCTTGTCCAGGTCCACGCGCATCTGCGCCGGGTCCAGCAGACGGATGGCGATGCGCTCGCCGTTGAGCGAGGGGATGCACGAGACGCGCGCACTGAGCTTGCGGTCGTTATACTCCATGTCGATGCGCCCATCTTGCGTCTCGCGTTTCTCGTCGATGTGCATGTCGGCGGCGAGCTTGACGCGGGTGATCATAGCCTGTATGAGCTCGGGGTCGGTAACGGTCTGGAATTCGTGCAGTAGCCCGTCGATACGGAAACGGATGCGCAGCAGGTTGCGCTCAGGATGGAGATGGATATCCGATGCGCCCGCGTCCAGCGCACGCATGAACATGAGGTCCACCGCCTGCACCGCCAGCGACAGCTCTTGCCCGCCCATCTCGCGCATGGTGCCCGGCTGTCGCATCATTAGTCGAAACGAGCGTCCTGAACTGCGCATCCCCTGATTGTACATGCCTCTTCCTCGCTACCTGCTGATTTCCAGAATGCGGATGTTGCGGAATCGCACGCGGCTGTTCTCGCCCCACGCGCCCTCGCCGCCATGCACCTGCAAGCCGATGTAACCCTCGCGCGGGTAGCGTGCCTCCGTGTCCTGAAAGTCTATCGTTTTGACACCGTTGAGCCAGGCGGTGATGTGTGCTGGCTGTCCCACGATGCGTACCCGTAGCTTGTTCCAGCCCTTCTCTTTGTACGCTTTCTGCCAGTCCTCGTACTGCACCAGAAATCCAGCCGTGCCGGACGCATACAGACTGCCCACATAACCGCCGTCGCGGTAGTCGATGGTAATCTGGTAGCCCATGCCGTCGTCGCGCGTGCGCAGGAACAGCCCGCTGTCCACCGGATAGTCTGCCTGAAACTCCAGTTCGATGTCGAAGTCGCTAAACTTGCGCTCGGTACCCAGCAGTCCGCCGGTGTGGTCGGTATCCTGATTACCCACCAGCGCACCTTTTTCCACCTTCCACACGCCGCCGCGCCCACCGTGCACCGCCATCAGCCGCCAGCCGTTCATGGTTTTGCCGTCAAACAGCTTCTGCCAGCGCGGCGCGGCGAGCACCGACACACAGAAAAGGGTCAGCAGAATCCATGTCCATCGCATCCTTGCGCTCCTAAACACTGATGGTATCCACCACGTTCCACCCGTTGACGTTTGTTAGCCTGTTGGCGAACTGGATGTCGGGCAAGTTGCGCCAGGGGTCGCGGATGCCGAGTGCCAGCCGGTAGCGTCCACCCGTGACCTGCAGTGGCATCTGCGTGCTGAAGCGGAAGTCACCAGGCAGCCATCGGGTGATGTCCACATCCGCGCGGTGTATCTGCGCCACGCTATCGTCCTCGCGCAGCAGAGCGATTTCCACCGCCCACGGGTAATAGAACGGCGCAACCCCCTCGTTGACGCCACGCACCTGCAGGTTCAGCATTCGTTCCCGAATCTGCCACGAGACTTCTGTCAGGCGGTACTGGTAGCCCATGCGCCGCACCATCCAGCGGGCGTTGTCCAGCTCCTGCGGGCTGAGGTCGCTCTCCAGAATAGGGCAATAGGGGCCGACCCAGCTCAGGTGCATTCGCTCCAGCATGGTGCGCGTCTTTGCCCACTCGGAGCTGAGGTACTTTTTGCCCTGCATGGGAACCATCTCCGCGCCGATGGCGGCTACTTTCCAGTTATCCTCTCTGCCCGCGCGTCGGAGGCTGGGCAGGAAGTACCAGTCTTGAGCCGGTTGCCCTTCGAAGCCGTCGGTGTCTTCGGGGAACATGTCATCGTGGTAGCCCAGCCATGGCTCGGAGGTGGCGGGGTAGGGATAGCGGGCAAGCAGAATCTTGTGGGGAAACGCCTGCCGGTAAGCGCGCACCACCGCCCGCTGTGTGGCTTCGCTGGCAAACAGTTCTGTGCGGGGCCAGGTGTGCCATTCGCCCCAGAACCCCAGTGTGCCCAGCGCCACAAAAGCCACTCGCGGGTTGCGGTTGTATCGCTCTCCCAGCGCGCCGATGAAGTCCAGCAGAGGGGTCAGCAGGCGCGGGTCGTCATAGTCCGGCGCAAGCCCCTTGCCGATATCGGGAATGTCATAGGGGCGCATCGCCACGCCACGATCAATGACCCACTGCGGCACGCCCACCGGCAGGTTAGGGTAATCCAGATACAGCCGGAACACCACATGCTTGCCGCGGGCGTTAGGGCTGTCCCACTTTTCACGTTCCCACTGCGCGAAGCGGTAGACGCCTCGTTCCGGCTCCAGCTCGCGCCAGGAGACGTACTGATAGGTCATTCGTGCAGGCAGTGCGTAGGTGCTCCACTCGTGGCTGTAGGCAGCCCAGCCCTTGAGCGGGTTGCTCAGCGGGCCTTCCGCCGGAGCCGGGCGCACCACACGCGATTGTACCGGACGCCGTTGTGCCATCGCGTTCACCTGCTGTATTTTAGAAGGATTCTGCCCCGATTGTCAACGAGCATCGTGGCTGTTCAGGATACCCAGAATGTAGCCGCAGGCTTGAGCCTGCGCTGTCTGCTCCTCTGGCAAAACCCACCCTTTTATGGTATCCTCTTTAGCGGTGTCCACGATGGAAAAAACCTCGGTACAAACCGTCGGCGAATCCCAGCAGTTGCGATTGCCCACCGTGGCGATTGTGGGGCGACCGAACGTGGGTAAATCCACCCTGTTCAACCGCCTGGTGGGCAGGCGTGTGGCGATTGTCGAAGATACGCCCGGCATCACTCGAGACCGCCTGTACGGGGAAGCCGAGTGGCGGGGACGTGCGTTTCAGGTGGTGGACACGGGCGGTGTGCTGCTGGAAGATGAAGACCCCCTCATCACGCAGGTGCGCATCCAGGCGCTGGCGGCGATCGAGGAGGCGGATGTTATCCTGTTCATGGTGGACGCAGTAGAGGGCATCACCCCTGCTGACGAGGAACTGGCGGATGTGCTGCGCACCACGACCAAACCCGTGCTGCTAATGGCAAACAAGGTGGACAACACCCGTCGCGAGGCAGACGCCGCCGAGTTCTATGCGCTGGGCTGGGAAGAGGTGTTCACCATCTCGGCGATACACGGACACGGCGTGGCAGAGGTGCTGGACAGGCTGATAGAACTGCTCCCTCCCGCTCGCCCTCTGGAGGAGGAAGACACCGCCATCAAAATTGCCATTGTGGGTAGACCCAATGTGGGTAAGTCCTCATTGGTGAACGCCATCCTCGGCGCGCCGCGCGTGATTGTCAGCGAAATCCCCGGCACCACCCGCGACGCGATAGACACTCCCGTCGAGCGCGATGGACAGAAAATGGTGCTGATCGACACCGCAGGTATCCGCCGTCCGGGCAAGGTGCAGGGTTCCATCGAGTACTACAGTATGCTGAGGGCGCAAAAAGCCATCCAGCGGTGCGATGTTGCGCTGCTGGTGCTGGACGGCCCGCAGGGTGTCACCGATGGCGACAAGCGTGTGGGCGGTTACGCGGTGGAGGAAGGTCGCGCCTGCGTGGTGGTGGTCAACAAGTGGGACCTGATGAAAAACCCCACCAGCAAGGCGTTAATGATGGACTTCACGCGCATTTTCCGCAAAGAGTGTCCGTTCCTGCAATTTGCGCCGCTGGTGTTCGCGAGTGCGCTGACCGGCATGGGCGTTTCGGGTGTGGTGGATACTGCGCTGGAGGCGGCGGAAGCACACGCCCACCGCATACCCACCGGCGTGCTGAACCGTCTCATCCACGATGCGGTGGATGCCCGCCCGTACAGCCGCAAGGGCAAGATGCTGAAGGTCTATTATGCCACCATGCCCTCGGTGAAACCGCCGACGGTGGTGCTATTTGTGAACGACCCGGACATCGTGCATTTCTCATACCTGCGCTATCTGGAAAACGCCATCCGTCAGCAGTTTCCACTGGAGGGGACACCCATCCGTATCGAGGTGCGGGAAGCGAAAGGCAAAGCGAGGGATGAGTGAACATCCTCTGGAATCACTGACCGACGCGCAGTTGCAGGAGCTGGGTATCCGCGATTTACAGCGGGCGCGTACCATCTTCGAAATCCTGCGAGGATGGGGACCACACGCCGAAGCCTTTG
This window encodes:
- a CDS encoding DUF4832 domain-containing protein, which translates into the protein MAQRRPVQSRVVRPAPAEGPLSNPLKGWAAYSHEWSTYALPARMTYQYVSWRELEPERGVYRFAQWEREKWDSPNARGKHVVFRLYLDYPNLPVGVPQWVIDRGVAMRPYDIPDIGKGLAPDYDDPRLLTPLLDFIGALGERYNRNPRVAFVALGTLGFWGEWHTWPRTELFASEATQRAVVRAYRQAFPHKILLARYPYPATSEPWLGYHDDMFPEDTDGFEGQPAQDWYFLPSLRRAGREDNWKVAAIGAEMVPMQGKKYLSSEWAKTRTMLERMHLSWVGPYCPILESDLSPQELDNARWMVRRMGYQYRLTEVSWQIRERMLNLQVRGVNEGVAPFYYPWAVEIALLREDDSVAQIHRADVDITRWLPGDFRFSTQMPLQVTGGRYRLALGIRDPWRNLPDIQFANRLTNVNGWNVVDTISV
- a CDS encoding family 20 glycosylhydrolase, which translates into the protein MNLSELILLPTPRRTREAQGVLPLRHNARIVCQGDPQTVFPIAARLQEAVWETQGMEWSLWAGSAEGDPLAQFILTLEADADVPAQSYRLRITPERIHLVSGDAAGLFYGVMTLRQILRQCAGELPCGDIDDHPDFPSRGVMLDISRDKVPTLETLFALVDELAEWKINHLELYTEHTFAYRQHREAWAQASPMTGEDILRLDAYCRQRFMELVPNQNSFGHMHRWLKLPRYRHLAECPDGFDWPWGGHSDEPFSLDPTNPESLQFIAGLYEELLPHFSSRKFNVGCDETFDLGQGKSKAECERKGKGRVYLEFLLKIYELVQRHGRTMHFWGDIIMEHPELVPELPKDMVALEWGYEAEHPFDAHGAKFAASGIPFFVCPGTSSWNTIVGRTDNCLGNLRNAAENGLKHGAIGYLITDWGDNGHWQYLPVSYLGFAAGAAYSWCYQANRDLDIVCALDTHVFHDEAEAMGRLVYDLGNAYQKIGHLVGNASVLFHFVHSSLSQPMPEGVTEQTIRATMDYIRTVSEPLSRARMDRADASLIVDEFANAVRMLLHGCRRALAVRTGIISTESERQALAAEMREILGEHRRLWVARNREGGLQDSTRVLEQRLTEYEGGAP
- the der gene encoding ribosome biogenesis GTPase Der, with the protein product MRLPTVAIVGRPNVGKSTLFNRLVGRRVAIVEDTPGITRDRLYGEAEWRGRAFQVVDTGGVLLEDEDPLITQVRIQALAAIEEADVILFMVDAVEGITPADEELADVLRTTTKPVLLMANKVDNTRREADAAEFYALGWEEVFTISAIHGHGVAEVLDRLIELLPPARPLEEEDTAIKIAIVGRPNVGKSSLVNAILGAPRVIVSEIPGTTRDAIDTPVERDGQKMVLIDTAGIRRPGKVQGSIEYYSMLRAQKAIQRCDVALLVLDGPQGVTDGDKRVGGYAVEEGRACVVVVNKWDLMKNPTSKALMMDFTRIFRKECPFLQFAPLVFASALTGMGVSGVVDTALEAAEAHAHRIPTGVLNRLIHDAVDARPYSRKGKMLKVYYATMPSVKPPTVVLFVNDPDIVHFSYLRYLENAIRQQFPLEGTPIRIEVREAKGKARDE
- a CDS encoding aldo/keto reductase, which gives rise to MAKRPYGKKGDKLSIIGLGGIVLARLPQKEADAIAREAFERGVNYFDVAPTYWDAEERMGPAIKPFRDKIFLACKTAKRDAKGAQEELEASLRKLQTDHFDLYQLHALSNMQELEQCFAPGGAMEVFLKAREQGKVRYIGFSAHSEEVALEAIKRFPFDSALFPFNFVTLFKGNFGWELLKEAPKRGVTLLALKAMARTHWQEGAKRLEKCWYEPITDPKLAELALRFTLSLPNVTAAIPPGDENIFKMALQLGERRFRRITPREEQQLRAEAEKLTPIFARAA
- a CDS encoding GspE/PulE family protein — encoded protein: MYNQGMRSSGRSFRLMMRQPGTMREMGGQELSLAVQAVDLMFMRALDAGASDIHLHPERNLLRIRFRIDGLLHEFQTVTDPELIQAMITRVKLAADMHIDEKRETQDGRIDMEYNDRKLSARVSCIPSLNGERIAIRLLDPAQMRVDLDKLGMPPDVLADWKQSLQTAYGMMVVTGPTGAGKTSTLYASINLLDRKHRNIITVEDPVEYEFPDNIMQIHVTEKVTFPKALRAILRHDPDVIMIGEIRDRESLQIGIQAALTGHLVFTTLHTNNAVETISRMIDMGAEDYLIAATLVRVMAQRLVPIICGNCRVPYQPNPEELKALGLPLDAPAKHQFFIGKGCEACRGTGFRGRTGIFELLKVTPEIRKAILRRASGDEILQIARQEGMRTMLEDGREKVLRGVTTPYEVIKAVFAGMA
- a CDS encoding LacI family transcriptional regulator → MPATIRDIAKRLGISVSTVSYALNGGPRPVPEEIRLKVLEVARELDYRPNRLARSMVTGKTETIAVVPPVVTRNMLRSPYIHAMLSSIADAVGEHGYDILLHTSATPMDDVTLVQSLLSGKVDGTLLIAPLGTSQVPQELHLRHVPCVVVSARIEGMPSVCVDNTAGIFAAMDWLYAQGHRRFGFVGGPPAFYDAQQRLLAFRQYLEERQLPLRSEWLAEGDFTARGAMSGARAMLTLSERPTAVLAANDETAAGILQVAQELGLRVPEDVSVVGFDDTPFAQVLSPQLSTVRQPLEQMATEAVNMLMEWIEKREPPADRERTFATELVLRQSTAPAPGLLSESPGGHTP
- a CDS encoding DUF1080 domain-containing protein; this translates as MRWTWILLTLFCVSVLAAPRWQKLFDGKTMNGWRLMAVHGGRGGVWKVEKGALVGNQDTDHTGGLLGTERKFSDFDIELEFQADYPVDSGLFLRTRDDGMGYQITIDYRDGGYVGSLYASGTAGFLVQYEDWQKAYKEKGWNKLRVRIVGQPAHITAWLNGVKTIDFQDTEARYPREGYIGLQVHGGEGAWGENSRVRFRNIRILEISR